One Setaria viridis chromosome 5, Setaria_viridis_v4.0, whole genome shotgun sequence genomic region harbors:
- the LOC117854766 gene encoding uncharacterized protein: MECSRGRRRWRWSGRSMLKLAGLCLAVAICLCGVRSLACGGSGCRARTVLLRSDFWRRTAASCVNQGQGCFASGGGQWRRLLAEGPGSYPPRCTSKCGDCSPCYPVHVAVPPGVPVTTEYYPEAWRCKCGNRLYMP; this comes from the exons ATGGAGTGCTCCCGGGGAAGGCGGAGATGGAGGTGGAGTGGCAGATCCATGCTAAAGCTGGCGGGGTTGTGCCTCGCCGTTGCCATCTGCCTGTGCGGCGTTCGGTCCCTGGCGTGCGGCGGCAGTGGCTGCAGGGCGCGCACTGTGTTGCTCCGTTCAG ACTTCTGGAGACGAACTGCAGCCTCTTGTGTTAATCAG GGACAGGGGTGCTTTGCTTCCGGCGGcgggcaatggcggcggctgctggcgGAGGGGCCGGGGTCCTACCCGCCGCGGTGCACGTCCAAGTGCGGCGACTGCAGCCCGTGCTACCCGGTGCACGTGGCCGTGCCGCCGGGCGTGCCGGTGACCACGGAGTACTACCCGGAGGCGTGGCGGTGCAAGTGCGGCAACCGGCTCTACATGCCGTGA